In Malus sylvestris chromosome 15, drMalSylv7.2, whole genome shotgun sequence, a single genomic region encodes these proteins:
- the LOC126602809 gene encoding uncharacterized protein LOC126602809, whose product MAHGDSPAAQEIPVEKKPKIDSATCDGLSIVPKIMIDLTSSKGEKERIARFVSVTPIALKAASSIAERIAQRRSSSVPLVPKFMPKRLSEAKSGSPLERLATMKSDKVPLPAKVAQKPASSLAATNSSADKKETGHLSRLEESTKAVFREAAEICVLLKPDLLEDMDLCAKFVDGVKEIVGLSLFAKHTPEYRKTALLAMMQKTTILATESMLLD is encoded by the coding sequence ATGGCTCACGGGGATTCTCCGGCTGCTCAAGAAATACCTGTTGAGAAGAAACCAAAGATTGATTCTGCTACTTGTGATGGTTTATCAATTGTTCCCAAGATTATGATTGACTTGACCTCCTCTAAGGGCGAGAAAGAAAGAATTGCTAGATTTGTGTCGGTAACGCCTATTGCTCTGAAGGCTGCTAGCTCGATTGCTGAAAGGATTGCCCAGCGTAGAAGTTCCTCCGTGCCTCTGGTGCCAAAGTTTATGCCAAAGCGTTTGTCTGAGGCTAAGTCTGgctcacctttggagaggcttgctactatgaagagtGATAAGGTGCCCCTACCTGCTAAAGTGGCACAAAAACCTGCTTCCTCCCTTGCTGCAACCAACTCGTCTGCTGATAAGAAGGAAACTGGTCATTTAAGCAGGCTTGAAGAATCCACCAAGGCTGTTTTTAGGGAAGCTGCTGAGATTTGCGTGCTTTTGAAGCCAGATCTACTTGAAGACATGGATttatgtgccaagtttgttgatggcgtcaagGAGATTGTTGGTCTGAGTCTTTTCGCGAAGCACACACCCGAGTATAGGAAGACTGCTCTGTTAGCCATGATGCAGAAAACAACAATTCTGGCAACCGAGTCTATGCTCCTTGACTAA